In one window of Armatimonadota bacterium DNA:
- a CDS encoding phosphoribosylformylglycinamidine cyclo-ligase, with amino-acid sequence MTDSEQPRRPLTYRDAGVDIDAADRALDRAKPLIRQTFSPGVVSDIGAFGSLFAIAPGDYEQPVLVSSCDSVGTKLKIAFMTGRHDTIGEDIVNHCVNDILVQGARPLFFMDYLGVGKLEGEVFHQVIEGLVRGCKRARCALIGGETAELPGFYAPGEYDLVGFVVGVVERARVITGEQVAEGDVLLGLGSSGLHTNGYSLARKALFEVAGRGPDDRVEQLGTTIGDELLRVHRCYAPSVLPVLDGTGVHGIAHITGGGIPDNLRRILPEACRAVVRRSAWPVPPIFELIRGIANTPDEDMFRTFNMGIGMILVVAAAQAGYIADHLARAGEACYHIGEIVRGQRAVEIR; translated from the coding sequence TTGACCGATTCCGAGCAGCCCCGCCGCCCACTGACCTACCGCGATGCCGGCGTGGACATTGACGCCGCCGACCGCGCGCTCGACCGCGCCAAGCCGCTCATCCGCCAGACGTTCTCGCCCGGCGTGGTGAGCGACATCGGCGCCTTCGGCTCGCTGTTCGCCATCGCGCCCGGCGACTACGAGCAGCCCGTGCTCGTGTCGAGCTGCGACAGCGTGGGCACCAAGCTCAAGATCGCCTTCATGACCGGGCGTCACGACACCATCGGCGAGGACATCGTCAACCACTGCGTCAACGACATCCTGGTGCAGGGCGCGCGGCCGCTGTTCTTCATGGACTACCTCGGCGTCGGCAAGCTGGAGGGGGAGGTCTTTCACCAGGTCATCGAGGGCCTGGTGCGCGGCTGCAAGCGCGCGCGCTGCGCGCTCATCGGCGGGGAGACGGCGGAGCTGCCCGGGTTCTACGCGCCGGGAGAGTATGACCTCGTCGGCTTCGTGGTCGGTGTGGTGGAGCGCGCGCGCGTCATCACCGGGGAGCAGGTCGCGGAGGGCGACGTGCTGCTCGGCCTCGGATCGAGCGGCCTGCATACCAACGGCTATTCCCTCGCGCGCAAGGCGCTGTTCGAGGTCGCAGGCCGCGGCCCGGATGACCGCGTCGAGCAATTGGGAACGACGATTGGCGACGAACTGCTGCGCGTCCATCGCTGCTACGCGCCGTCGGTGCTGCCGGTGCTCGACGGCACCGGCGTCCACGGCATCGCGCACATCACCGGCGGGGGGATCCCCGACAACCTGCGGCGCATTCTGCCCGAGGCGTGCCGCGCGGTGGTGCGCCGTTCGGCGTGGCCGGTGCCGCCGATCTTCGAGCTGATTCGCGGCATCGCCAACACGCCGGATGAGGACATGTTCCGGACCTTCAACATGGGCATCGGGATGATCCTCGTCGTTGCCGCAGCCCAGGCAGGGTATATCGCGGATCACCTCGCGCGCGCGGGCGAGGCGTGCTACCACATCGGGGAGATCGTCCGCGGCCAGCGCGCGGTGGAGATACGATAG
- a CDS encoding amidophosphoribosyltransferase, with translation MTGHIAAEVAREACGVFGVFSPGEDVARMMYFGLVQLQHRGEESAGIAVSTCPQQHQRNGGKIRLHRDMGLVMQVFDENILALLGGDVAIGHNRYSTMGGSHISNAQPITVAVPGFGANLALGHNGSLVNAPELRERLLAAGMHFESTTDSEIIAKLIALEANSAPALEDAIRAAASACRGSYSLTMLTDQGHLMALRDPHGVRPLCIGEIEPGRYAVASESCALPVIGARFVREIERGELIVVDRGGLRAIQLLEQQRMALCVFEFIYFARPDSVIAGVLLHQARRRMGHELAAEHPADADLVIPVPETGWPAAIGYAEASGIPLGQGLIRNRYIGRTFIQPDQRMRDLGAQMKYTALTQEVAGKRLVVIDDTIIRGTTKAKTVGLLREAGATEVHVRITAPPYRYPCFYGVDTSRQGELIAARASCIDDIRKSIGADSLGYLGADGLVRAVGLPREALCMACLDGEYPIAVADELTAQKTALEQ, from the coding sequence ATGACCGGACACATAGCCGCTGAGGTCGCCCGCGAGGCGTGCGGCGTGTTTGGCGTTTTCTCGCCGGGCGAGGACGTCGCGCGCATGATGTACTTCGGGCTGGTGCAGCTCCAGCACCGCGGCGAGGAGAGCGCGGGCATCGCCGTCTCGACCTGCCCGCAGCAGCACCAGCGCAACGGCGGTAAGATCAGGCTCCACCGCGACATGGGCCTGGTGATGCAGGTCTTCGACGAGAACATCCTCGCCCTGCTCGGCGGCGACGTCGCCATCGGCCACAACCGTTACTCGACGATGGGCGGCAGCCATATCAGCAACGCCCAGCCGATCACCGTTGCCGTCCCCGGGTTCGGCGCGAATCTGGCCCTCGGCCACAACGGCAGCCTGGTCAACGCGCCGGAACTGCGCGAGCGGCTCCTGGCCGCGGGCATGCATTTCGAATCCACCACCGACAGCGAAATCATCGCCAAGCTCATCGCGCTCGAGGCCAACTCCGCGCCCGCGTTGGAGGATGCGATCCGCGCGGCCGCCTCGGCCTGCCGCGGTTCGTATTCGCTGACGATGCTCACCGATCAGGGGCACCTGATGGCGCTGCGCGATCCCCACGGCGTTCGCCCGTTGTGCATCGGCGAGATCGAGCCCGGCCGCTACGCCGTCGCCTCGGAATCATGCGCACTGCCGGTCATCGGCGCGCGCTTCGTGCGCGAGATCGAGCGCGGGGAACTGATCGTCGTGGACCGCGGCGGCCTGCGCGCGATTCAGCTCCTGGAGCAGCAGCGCATGGCGCTGTGCGTGTTCGAGTTCATCTACTTCGCGCGGCCCGACAGCGTCATCGCCGGCGTCCTGCTCCACCAGGCGCGCCGGCGCATGGGGCACGAGTTGGCCGCCGAGCATCCGGCCGACGCCGACCTCGTCATCCCCGTGCCCGAGACCGGCTGGCCCGCCGCCATCGGCTACGCCGAGGCGTCCGGCATTCCGCTGGGACAGGGGCTCATCCGCAACCGCTACATCGGCCGCACCTTCATCCAGCCCGACCAGCGCATGCGCGACCTCGGCGCGCAGATGAAGTACACCGCCCTGACCCAGGAGGTCGCGGGCAAGCGCCTCGTCGTGATTGACGACACCATCATCCGCGGCACGACGAAGGCGAAGACGGTCGGCCTGCTGCGCGAGGCGGGCGCCACCGAAGTCCACGTCCGCATCACCGCGCCGCCGTACCGCTACCCGTGCTTCTACGGCGTGGACACCAGCCGCCAGGGCGAGTTGATCGCCGCGCGCGCCTCGTGCATTGACGATATTCGCAAGAGCATCGGCGCCGACAGCCTCGGCTACCTCGGCGCGGATGGCCTGGTGCGCGCCGTCGGCCTGCCGCGCGAAGCGCTGTGCATGGCCTGCCTCGACGGCGAGTATCCCATCGCCGTCGCCGACGAGCTGACGGCGCAGAAGACGGCACTGGAACAATGA
- a CDS encoding sulfite exporter TauE/SafE family protein has translation MWQMLAFLVLGGVAGASSGLLGIGGGVIMVPALVVLFGFIQQTAQGTALAVMIPAALMGAYTYAGEQKVNLPVAAVMAVGAIVAARYGATLALILPREVLRTLFALLMVIAAVRMMPKGTSTEMGLLAGVLALAAVLRLFVLR, from the coding sequence ATATGGCAGATGCTGGCGTTCCTCGTCTTAGGGGGAGTGGCGGGGGCGTCGAGCGGATTGCTGGGCATTGGCGGGGGGGTGATTATGGTACCCGCGCTGGTGGTGCTGTTCGGGTTCATCCAGCAGACCGCACAGGGCACCGCTCTGGCCGTCATGATACCGGCGGCGCTGATGGGCGCGTACACGTACGCGGGCGAGCAGAAGGTGAACCTGCCGGTGGCGGCGGTGATGGCGGTGGGGGCCATTGTCGCGGCGCGCTACGGGGCGACGCTGGCTTTGATCCTGCCGCGGGAGGTGCTGCGGACGCTGTTTGCGCTGCTGATGGTCATCGCGGCGGTGCGCATGATGCCGAAGGGCACGAGCACAGAGATGGGGCTGCTGGCGGGGGTGCTGGCGCTCGCGGCGGTGCTGCGGCTGTTCGTGCTGCGGTAG
- the purL gene encoding phosphoribosylformylglycinamidine synthase subunit PurL: MIEPAVYRELGLKDEEYQTIERLLGREPTATELAMFSVEWSEHCGYPRSRPLLRLLPREGKYAPRVAGDAGGIEAAPGLTVLFKLESHNHPSQVEPKQGAATGIGGIIRDIFTMGARPIACLNSLHFGELDTSLARFLFAGVVDGIQFYGNCVGVPTVAGEVYFNRCFRGNCLVNVMCVGVVPTDRIALGRADGPGNAVMYVGSSTGRDGIGGCSVLASHEFGEDEEKRPTVQIGDPFTEKCLIEACLEALDTGAIIGMKDMGAAGLTCTTSEMAAAAGTGMDVDLALVPRREEGMEPYELMMSESQERMLLCVKAGEEERVAGIFHKWDLNAVVIGRVTDDGILRVRDNGKVVAAMGAQDLATPPAYDMPVEEPEYYRQAQAADLAGLPLPKDYDRTLLDLLAAPNIASKRWVWEQFDHMVQINTTVLPGDGDAAVLRLKDAPGGFVVAGAPAVAVTTDCNSRYCYLDPFVGAQIAVAEAARNVVCTGAEPAGITDGLNFGNPEKPDRFWQFRRAVEGLVRACGEFGIPVVSGNVSFYNETPTDVVHPTPVIGMVGVIEDLERRCTMDFKEQGDEVVLLGETLEELGGTEYLAVVHGMETGRPPALDLEREKAVQRACLAAIRTGLVQSAHDCSDGGLAVALAESCIRGNVGAEIRLPEEQADMRLDAALFGESQSRIVLSVRAEDVAAVGRIADAHGAPWSRIGRVAGSALRIETPGGAPIVDLPVAEMEERYEGAIPGYMG; the protein is encoded by the coding sequence ATGATCGAACCGGCGGTTTATCGTGAATTAGGCCTCAAGGACGAGGAGTACCAGACAATCGAACGGCTCCTCGGCCGCGAGCCGACGGCGACCGAACTCGCCATGTTCTCCGTGGAATGGTCGGAGCACTGCGGTTACCCGCGGTCGCGGCCGCTGCTGCGCCTGCTGCCGCGCGAAGGCAAATACGCGCCCCGGGTCGCCGGCGACGCGGGAGGCATCGAGGCCGCCCCGGGCCTGACCGTCCTGTTCAAGCTCGAAAGCCACAACCACCCGTCCCAGGTCGAACCGAAGCAGGGCGCGGCAACCGGCATCGGCGGCATCATCCGCGACATCTTCACCATGGGCGCGCGCCCCATCGCCTGCCTCAACTCGCTCCATTTCGGCGAACTGGACACGAGCCTCGCCCGGTTCCTGTTCGCCGGCGTCGTGGACGGCATCCAGTTCTACGGCAACTGCGTCGGCGTGCCGACGGTCGCCGGCGAGGTGTACTTCAACCGCTGCTTCCGCGGCAATTGCCTGGTCAACGTGATGTGCGTCGGCGTGGTGCCGACCGATCGCATCGCCCTCGGCCGCGCTGACGGCCCCGGCAACGCGGTCATGTACGTCGGCTCCTCCACCGGCCGCGACGGCATCGGCGGGTGCAGCGTCCTCGCGAGCCACGAGTTCGGGGAAGACGAGGAGAAGCGCCCGACGGTGCAGATCGGCGACCCGTTCACGGAGAAATGCCTGATCGAGGCGTGCCTCGAAGCGCTCGATACCGGCGCGATCATCGGCATGAAGGACATGGGCGCCGCCGGGCTCACCTGCACCACCTCCGAGATGGCCGCCGCCGCAGGCACCGGCATGGATGTTGACCTCGCGCTCGTCCCGCGGCGCGAGGAGGGCATGGAGCCGTACGAGCTGATGATGTCGGAGTCGCAGGAGCGCATGCTGCTCTGCGTCAAGGCGGGCGAGGAGGAGCGCGTCGCCGGCATCTTCCATAAGTGGGATCTCAACGCCGTCGTCATCGGCCGCGTCACCGATGACGGCATCCTGCGCGTGCGCGACAACGGCAAGGTGGTGGCGGCGATGGGAGCGCAGGACCTCGCCACCCCGCCGGCCTACGACATGCCCGTCGAGGAACCGGAGTACTACCGGCAGGCGCAGGCCGCGGACCTCGCCGGCTTGCCGCTGCCGAAGGACTACGACCGCACGCTGCTCGACCTGCTGGCCGCGCCCAACATCGCGAGCAAGCGGTGGGTGTGGGAGCAGTTCGATCACATGGTGCAGATCAACACGACGGTGTTGCCCGGCGACGGCGACGCGGCGGTGCTCCGGCTCAAGGACGCCCCGGGCGGCTTCGTCGTCGCAGGCGCCCCGGCCGTCGCGGTGACCACGGACTGCAACAGCCGCTACTGCTACCTCGATCCCTTCGTCGGCGCGCAGATCGCGGTCGCCGAGGCCGCTCGCAATGTCGTGTGCACCGGCGCCGAGCCGGCGGGCATCACCGACGGCCTCAACTTCGGCAACCCCGAGAAGCCGGACCGCTTCTGGCAGTTCCGCCGCGCCGTCGAGGGGCTCGTTCGCGCGTGCGGCGAGTTCGGCATCCCGGTGGTGAGCGGCAACGTGAGCTTCTACAACGAGACGCCGACCGACGTCGTCCACCCCACCCCGGTGATCGGCATGGTCGGCGTGATCGAGGACCTCGAGCGGCGCTGCACGATGGATTTCAAGGAACAAGGCGACGAGGTCGTCCTGCTCGGCGAGACGTTGGAGGAACTGGGCGGCACCGAGTACCTCGCCGTCGTGCACGGCATGGAAACCGGCCGCCCGCCGGCGCTCGACCTCGAGCGCGAGAAGGCGGTGCAGCGCGCGTGCCTGGCCGCCATCCGAACCGGGCTGGTGCAGTCGGCCCACGACTGCTCGGACGGCGGGCTCGCGGTGGCGCTGGCGGAGAGCTGTATTCGCGGCAACGTCGGTGCGGAGATTCGCTTGCCCGAGGAGCAAGCGGACATGAGGCTCGACGCGGCGCTGTTCGGCGAAAGCCAGTCGCGCATCGTGCTGTCGGTGCGCGCGGAGGACGTGGCAGCCGTGGGTCGTATCGCGGATGCGCACGGCGCACCGTGGTCGCGCATCGGCCGCGTTGCTGGCAGTGCCCTGCGCATCGAAACGCCCGGCGGCGCGCCGATCGTTGACCTCCCGGTCGCCGAGATGGAGGAGCGCTACGAGGGCGCGATCCCGGGGTATATGGGGTAG
- a CDS encoding HEAT repeat domain-containing protein has protein sequence MARKTRMERRIAQLSAALSTEDPHGRWRAAHCLHAIAFSPLAPRVPEAAWPLVQLLDDPDKDVRYVASMSVARIGTPEALAALEEASGRDNGEWAAYFLKLARDGHMNY, from the coding sequence ATGGCCAGAAAGACCCGTATGGAGCGGCGAATAGCCCAGCTATCCGCAGCGCTTTCTACCGAGGACCCGCACGGACGCTGGCGCGCAGCGCACTGCCTACATGCCATCGCGTTCAGCCCTCTTGCCCCGAGGGTGCCGGAGGCTGCTTGGCCGCTGGTTCAACTTCTAGACGACCCTGACAAGGATGTGCGCTACGTAGCTTCCATGAGTGTCGCGCGGATCGGCACGCCCGAAGCTCTCGCGGCTTTGGAGGAAGCAAGTGGGCGCGACAATGGAGAATGGGCAGCCTACTTCCTGAAACTGGCAAGGGATGGCCATATGAACTACTGA
- a CDS encoding DUF1638 domain-containing protein gives MRIKVIACEVMFREICLCAAHSPHTVDLDFLKRGLHDNAETLRETVQHSIDAAEEGPPSSGMGSANPGGYDAIVLGYGLCSNGVLGLVARETPVVIPRAHDCITFFLGSKDVYQRYFNDEPGTYWFTSGWIERAGSHVPRTKEAGEGMQLSYDDLVAKYGEDNAAYLCEVQQAWIKHYSRAALIDLKLGPHDVLRAEVEQIAAERDWDFDDLPGDLRLIRKMLDGEWNADEFLIVQPGQQVIRGNDDDIIAAAGLSPESLAEHADSAGTS, from the coding sequence ATGCGAATCAAAGTCATCGCCTGTGAAGTAATGTTCCGCGAGATCTGCCTGTGCGCGGCGCACTCGCCGCATACGGTTGACCTCGATTTCCTCAAGCGCGGCCTGCACGATAACGCCGAAACCTTGCGCGAGACGGTGCAGCACAGCATTGACGCGGCGGAAGAAGGGCCGCCCAGCAGCGGGATGGGCAGCGCGAACCCCGGCGGATATGATGCCATCGTCCTCGGCTACGGCCTGTGCAGCAATGGCGTGCTCGGCCTGGTTGCGCGCGAAACGCCGGTGGTCATCCCGCGCGCTCACGACTGCATCACCTTCTTCCTCGGCTCGAAGGACGTGTACCAGCGCTACTTCAACGACGAGCCCGGGACATACTGGTTCACCTCCGGCTGGATCGAGCGCGCCGGCAGCCACGTGCCGCGGACGAAGGAAGCCGGCGAAGGAATGCAGTTGAGCTACGACGACCTCGTCGCCAAGTACGGCGAGGACAACGCCGCGTATCTCTGCGAGGTCCAGCAAGCGTGGATCAAGCATTACTCGCGCGCGGCGCTCATAGACCTCAAACTCGGACCGCACGACGTGCTGCGCGCGGAGGTGGAGCAGATCGCGGCGGAGCGGGATTGGGATTTCGATGACCTGCCGGGCGACCTGCGGCTGATTCGCAAGATGCTCGACGGCGAGTGGAATGCGGATGAGTTCTTGATCGTGCAGCCCGGCCAGCAGGTCATCCGCGGCAACGACGACGACATCATCGCCGCGGCGGGCCTATCCCCTGAATCATTGGCAGAGCACGCGGACAGCGCCGGAACATCGTAG
- a CDS encoding bifunctional hydroxymethylpyrimidine kinase/phosphomethylpyrimidine kinase: MIPRALTIAGSDSCGGAGLEADLKTFAALGVYGSCAVTAVTAQNSRGVASAFELPVALVAQQMDAVLDDVGADAVKTGMLSSTAVVEVVAERLAAHEAANYVLDPVIVAKDGTH, encoded by the coding sequence ATGATACCGCGCGCGCTGACGATAGCAGGCTCGGATTCGTGCGGGGGGGCGGGCCTGGAGGCCGACCTCAAGACGTTCGCGGCGCTGGGGGTGTACGGTTCGTGCGCGGTAACGGCGGTGACCGCCCAGAACAGCCGGGGTGTGGCAAGCGCGTTCGAGCTGCCGGTTGCCCTGGTGGCGCAGCAGATGGATGCAGTGCTCGATGACGTCGGCGCGGACGCGGTGAAGACGGGCATGCTGTCCTCGACCGCGGTCGTGGAGGTTGTGGCGGAGCGCCTCGCGGCCCATGAGGCGGCGAACTACGTTCTCGATCCGGTCATCGTGGCCAAGGACGGCACGCAC
- the thrS gene encoding threonine--tRNA ligase: MSLIIELDRARAGKQTIAECLAARDDDLAGRALAAKLGDRALDLTAPLPDADRIEILTFEDEQGREVHRHSASHVMADAVKRLFPDAKLAIGPAIEEGFYYDFDLEHNFVPEDLERIEEEMRRVFAEDRAFERQEMPRAEAIEFFKQRGEGYKVELLNGLADDTVSIYRDGDFVDLCRGPHLPSTGCVGAFKLLNVAGAYWRGDERRPMLQRIYGTSFPTQEQLDEFVRLREQAAQRDHRRLGRELDLFSIPEELGGGLPLWHPKGALVRYLIEEFWRQEHLKRGYQFVFSPHIARAHLWETSGHLSFYREGMYGPLMIEDEEYRLKPMNCPFHVLIYKSQLRSYRDLPIRYCELGTVYRYERSGVLHGLLRVRGFTQDDAHIICTPEQIGDEVKDCLDFALFIMNSFGYRDFETDLSVRGEADHDKYMGSDEDWEIAERSLTEALDLRGVAYKRAPGEAVFYGPKIDIKLKDSMGRLWQGPTVQFDFNLTSRFNMEYIGADGQAHTPLMVHRALLGSIDRFFGGYVEHTGGAFPAWLAPVQVVVLPIAERHHEYGREVHDALAAAGFRSHLDDRNESMRYKIREAQMQKVPYMLVVGDREQESKEVSVRSRSAGDLGPQSLDDFTIRLRDEVETKAAG; this comes from the coding sequence ATGAGCCTCATCATCGAACTCGACCGAGCCCGGGCGGGCAAGCAGACCATCGCCGAATGCCTTGCCGCGCGCGACGACGACCTCGCCGGCCGCGCGCTCGCGGCCAAACTCGGCGACCGCGCGCTCGACCTCACCGCGCCACTCCCCGACGCCGACCGCATTGAAATCCTCACCTTCGAGGACGAGCAGGGCCGCGAGGTCCACCGCCACAGCGCCAGCCACGTCATGGCCGACGCGGTCAAGCGCCTTTTCCCCGACGCCAAGCTCGCCATCGGCCCCGCCATCGAGGAAGGCTTCTACTACGACTTCGATCTCGAGCACAACTTCGTCCCCGAGGACCTCGAGCGCATCGAGGAAGAGATGCGCCGCGTCTTTGCCGAGGATCGCGCCTTCGAGCGCCAGGAAATGCCCCGCGCAGAGGCCATCGAGTTCTTCAAACAGCGCGGCGAGGGCTACAAGGTCGAGCTGCTCAACGGCCTCGCCGACGATACCGTCTCGATTTACCGCGACGGCGATTTCGTTGACCTCTGCCGCGGCCCGCATCTGCCGAGCACCGGCTGCGTCGGCGCCTTCAAGCTGCTCAACGTCGCGGGCGCGTACTGGCGCGGCGACGAGCGCCGCCCCATGCTCCAGCGCATCTACGGCACCAGCTTCCCCACTCAGGAGCAGCTCGACGAGTTCGTGCGCCTGCGCGAGCAAGCCGCCCAGCGCGACCACCGCCGCCTCGGCCGCGAACTCGACCTCTTCTCTATCCCCGAGGAACTCGGCGGCGGCCTGCCGCTGTGGCACCCCAAGGGCGCCCTCGTGCGCTATCTCATCGAGGAGTTCTGGCGGCAGGAGCACCTCAAGCGCGGCTACCAGTTCGTCTTCAGCCCGCACATCGCGCGCGCCCACCTCTGGGAAACCAGCGGGCACCTCAGCTTCTATAGAGAAGGTATGTACGGGCCGCTCATGATCGAGGACGAGGAGTACCGCCTCAAGCCCATGAACTGCCCGTTCCATGTGCTGATATACAAGAGCCAGCTTCGCAGCTACCGCGACCTGCCGATCCGCTACTGCGAGTTGGGCACGGTGTATCGCTACGAGCGGTCAGGCGTGCTGCACGGCCTGCTGCGCGTGCGCGGCTTCACCCAGGACGACGCCCACATTATCTGCACCCCCGAGCAGATCGGCGACGAGGTCAAGGACTGCCTCGACTTCGCGCTGTTCATCATGAATTCGTTCGGCTACCGCGATTTCGAGACCGACCTCAGCGTCCGCGGAGAGGCCGATCACGACAAGTACATGGGCTCGGATGAGGACTGGGAGATTGCCGAGCGCTCGCTCACCGAAGCGCTCGACTTGCGCGGCGTTGCCTACAAGCGCGCACCCGGCGAGGCGGTGTTCTACGGGCCGAAGATTGACATCAAGCTCAAGGATTCCATGGGCCGCCTGTGGCAGGGGCCGACGGTCCAGTTCGATTTCAACCTGACCTCGCGGTTCAATATGGAGTACATCGGCGCGGATGGCCAGGCGCACACGCCGCTGATGGTGCATCGCGCGCTGCTGGGTTCCATTGATCGCTTCTTTGGCGGGTACGTCGAGCACACCGGCGGCGCGTTCCCGGCATGGCTCGCGCCGGTGCAGGTAGTGGTGCTGCCGATTGCGGAGCGGCATCACGAGTACGGGCGCGAGGTGCATGACGCGCTAGCGGCCGCGGGCTTCCGTTCACACCTCGACGATCGCAACGAGAGCATGCGCTACAAGATCCGCGAGGCGCAGATGCAGAAGGTGCCGTACATGCTCGTCGTCGGCGACCGCGAGCAGGAGTCGAAGGAGGTCTCAGTCCGCAGCCGCAGTGCGGGCGACCTCGGCCCGCAGTCGCTCGATGACTTCACCATCCGCCTGCGCGACGAGGTCGAGACGAAGGCGGCCGGGTGA
- a CDS encoding CehA/McbA family metallohydrolase, with protein MFENPFQSPGNWYRANLHAHTTDSDGDLSPADCAEFYRRAGYHILAITDHWHVTELVSSRKDFLIIPGAELDGGWPAQKTSYHIVGLNMRMRGRVERHGGTAQEVVDFIREDGGEVVIAHPYWSGLMAPEMAEVKGYFAIEVYNTGCDLEILRGFSMVHWDDLLTLGHDFGAVAVDDGHHHKADHGLGWTMIRAEKLSVEAVMDALLRGRYYASTGPEIKDLRMAGGRIRVTTSPVKSIALVSTPGRGGRAFARDDRNITTAEFSLPNARYCRIEAIDRKGKIAWSNPILLDGQQ; from the coding sequence TTGTTCGAGAATCCGTTTCAGTCCCCCGGCAACTGGTATCGCGCCAACCTGCACGCGCACACCACCGACTCCGACGGCGACCTATCGCCCGCCGACTGCGCCGAGTTTTACCGCCGCGCAGGGTATCACATCCTCGCCATCACCGATCACTGGCACGTCACCGAACTCGTCAGCAGCCGCAAGGATTTCCTCATCATCCCCGGCGCCGAACTTGACGGCGGCTGGCCCGCGCAGAAGACGAGCTACCACATCGTCGGCCTAAACATGCGCATGCGCGGCCGCGTCGAGCGCCACGGCGGCACCGCGCAGGAAGTCGTGGATTTCATCCGCGAGGACGGCGGCGAGGTCGTCATCGCGCACCCCTATTGGTCGGGGCTGATGGCGCCGGAGATGGCCGAGGTCAAGGGCTACTTCGCGATCGAGGTGTACAACACGGGCTGCGACCTGGAGATCCTGCGCGGCTTCAGCATGGTGCACTGGGACGACCTGCTGACTCTGGGCCACGACTTCGGCGCGGTGGCGGTGGATGACGGGCATCATCACAAGGCCGACCACGGGCTGGGCTGGACGATGATCCGCGCGGAGAAGTTGAGCGTCGAGGCGGTGATGGACGCTCTGCTGCGCGGCCGGTACTACGCCTCGACCGGGCCGGAGATCAAGGATCTGCGCATGGCCGGCGGCCGCATTCGCGTGACGACGTCGCCGGTGAAATCCATCGCGCTCGTCTCGACGCCGGGCCGCGGCGGGCGCGCTTTCGCCCGCGATGATCGCAACATCACGACCGCGGAGTTCTCGCTGCCGAACGCCCGCTACTGCCGCATCGAGGCGATTGACCGCAAGGGCAAGATCGCGTGGTCGAACCCGATCCTGCTCGACGGACAGCAGTAA
- a CDS encoding HAD-IIA family hydrolase gives MSTGTDHCERPLRAVIFDLDGVIYRGKTALPHAAEAVAWSRERGLAVRFLTNNSTVTRQEYSRRLEAFGIPTPAEHVMTSAYATALYLKSRGDDGAKVYVVGEGGLREEIAALGFEVLPPLRTDGARYVAVGMDRAFNYDLLRSAMAAILAGAEFVASNRDATFPVENGLLPGGGTIVSAIETAVGSPPILVGKPTPRMLELLLVDIGCEPDEAIIVGDRLDTDIKIGRAAGAHTALVLTGISSADDARDAPEDRRPEWVISTLAQLLPILAERIA, from the coding sequence ATGTCCACCGGCACCGATCATTGCGAGCGCCCGCTGCGGGCTGTCATATTCGACCTCGACGGGGTGATCTACCGCGGGAAGACGGCGCTTCCGCATGCGGCGGAGGCCGTTGCCTGGTCACGCGAGCGCGGGCTCGCGGTGCGCTTCCTGACCAACAACTCGACGGTGACGCGGCAGGAGTACTCGCGGCGGCTGGAGGCGTTCGGCATTCCAACGCCCGCGGAGCACGTGATGACCTCGGCCTACGCCACCGCGCTGTACCTGAAGTCGCGCGGGGACGACGGCGCGAAGGTGTACGTCGTCGGCGAAGGCGGGCTGCGCGAGGAGATCGCGGCCCTCGGCTTCGAGGTCCTGCCGCCGCTGCGCACGGACGGCGCCCGATACGTCGCGGTCGGCATGGATCGCGCGTTCAACTACGATTTGCTGCGCAGCGCCATGGCCGCGATCCTCGCCGGAGCGGAATTCGTGGCGTCCAATCGCGACGCGACGTTCCCGGTCGAGAACGGGCTGCTGCCGGGCGGGGGGACCATCGTCTCAGCGATTGAAACCGCCGTAGGGTCGCCGCCGATACTGGTCGGCAAGCCGACGCCGCGGATGCTCGAACTGCTTCTCGTTGACATCGGGTGCGAGCCGGATGAGGCCATCATCGTCGGCGATCGCCTTGACACCGACATCAAGATCGGGCGCGCCGCCGGAGCGCACACGGCCCTGGTGCTGACGGGCATCAGCAGCGCCGACGATGCGCGCGACGCGCCGGAAGACAGGCGGCCGGAGTGGGTGATCTCGACCCTGGCACAGCTGCTGCCGATTCTCGCGGAGCGCATTGCATGA